In Alosa alosa isolate M-15738 ecotype Scorff River chromosome 19, AALO_Geno_1.1, whole genome shotgun sequence, a genomic segment contains:
- the pacs2 gene encoding LOW QUALITY PROTEIN: phosphofurin acidic cluster sorting protein 2 (The sequence of the model RefSeq protein was modified relative to this genomic sequence to represent the inferred CDS: substituted 1 base at 1 genomic stop codon), protein MAERSGRLSFPGSGALNRPVPMNLFATWEIDGSSPSCIPRLCSLTLKKLVVMKELDKELISVVIAVKIQGSKRILRSHEIVLPPTGSIETDLALTFSLQYPHFLKREGNKLQIMLQRRKRYKNRTILGYKTLAVGNIDMAEVMQHPHEGGQVLALCGSQKELMGKVAEIWIFSLSSQPIDHEDGALPPGAKIKCSDNYSEEEYESFSSEQEASDDAVQGQDLEDDEYDMRKPKKQRRSIVRTASITRQQNFKQRVVALLKRFRVSDEVLDSEQDPAEPPPEVEEDLDLESLEFENPSDSCPELDDDDSVLSTPKPKLKPYFEGLSLSSSQTEIGSIHSSRSHREPPSPMDGDKIKPGAAKFHIDDTPDNVSFEHPEAVTPTTELEMDNMDTFMEKLPPIGRMTKTESLIIPSTRQEPKLVGRRGRSTSLKERQPSRPQNERANSLDNERALDTRLHLQIPRKTVYDQLNHILVSDDHLPDSIILVNTSDWQGQYLADMLQNHNLPVVCTCTTADIQAAFNTIVSRIQRFCNCNSQTPVPIKIAVAGAQHYLSVVLRLFVDHLSHKTPDWLGYMRFLIIPLGAHPVSKYLGSIDYRYNSLFQDTAWRDLFHKPEAPIIPQDSLDVVSRITQYMAGANGAHQLPIAEAMLTYKQKRKKSFHFDFAVSPDEDSCQKFIPFIGMVKVGIVEQSSATSGKSXSAAPKRPPLLSSTPPQVSPFTKRPHPSPPSPPHPTPVLPSPPFHCSSPGGGQGEPMGLQVDYWVAPTERKREVEKRDSSSKNTLKCTFRSLQVSRLPLGGGDWGPQNTMAMTVVTQEKNKKVMFLPKKSRDKEAESKSQVIEGISRLICTAKQQQTMLRVLIDGVEWNDVKFFQLAAQWSSHVKHFPLAIFGHSKGPY, encoded by the exons gctctgCAGCCTCACACTGAAGAAGCTGGTTGTGATGAAGGAGTTGGACAAGGAACTCATATCTGTAGTTATCGCCGTCAAGATCCAG GGCTCCAAGCGGATCCTGCGCTCTCATGAGATAGTGCTGCCCCCTACAGGATCCATTGAGACGGACCTAGCCCTCACCTTCTCCCTGCAG TACCCACACTTCCTGAAGAGGGAGGGCAATAAGCTGCAGATCATGCTCCAGAGAAGAAAGCGCTATAAGAATCGCACCATCCTGGGCTACAAGACGCTTGCAGTTGGAAACATAGACATGGCCGAg gtGATGCAGCATCCCCATGAGGGTGGCCAGGTGTTGGCTCTGTGCGGTAGTCAGAAGGAGCTGATGGGGAAGGTGGCCGAGATCTGGATCTTCTCTCTGTCCAGCCAGCCCATCGACCACGAGGACGGGGCCCTGCCCCCTGGGGCCAAGATTAAGTGCTCAG ataaTTACTCAGAGGAAGAGTATGAGAGTTTCTCCTCTGAACAAGAGGCCAGCGATGATGCAGTCCAGGGTcag GACCTGGAGGATGATGAGTATGACATGAGAAAACCCAAGAAACAGAGGAGGTCTATAGTGAGAACTGCATCTATAACCaga CAGCAGAACTTTAAGCAGCGGGTTGTGGCTTTGCTGAAGAGGTTCAGAGTATCAGATGAG GTGCTGGACTCTGAGCAGGACCCAGCCGAGCCTCCTcctgaggtggaggaggatCTGGACCTGGAGAGCCTGGAGTTTGAGAACCCCAGCGATAGCTGCCCTGAGCTGGACGACGACGACAGCGTGCTTAGCACCCCCAAACCCAAACTcaa gccatactttgaaggcctgtcTCTCTCAAGCTCTCAGACTGAGATTGGCAGCATCCACAGCAGTCGGAGTCATAGAGAGCCACCCAGCCCA ATGGATGGTGACAAAATCAAGCCTGGAGCTGCGAAATTCCACATCGATGACACGCCAGATAACGTCTCGTTC GAACATCCTGAGGCTGTGACCCCCACCACAGAGCTGGAGATGGACAACATGGACACGTTCATGGAGAAGCTGCCACCCATCGGCAGAATGACCAAGACTGAGTCTCTTATCATCCCCTCCACCAG gcagGAGCCGAAGCTCGTGGGCCGCAGGGGCCGCAGCACCTCTCTGAAAGAGCGGCAGCCCAGTCGGCCGCAGAACGAGCGTGCCAACAGCCTGGACAACGAGCGTGCCCTGGACACGCGGCTCCACCTGCAG ATCCCTCGTAAAACGGTGTATGATCAACTCAACCACATCCTGGTGTCTGATGACCATCTGCCTGATAGCATCATCCTCGTCAACACCTCAGACTGGCAAggccag TACCTGGCAGACATGTTACAGAACCACAACCTACCTGTGGTCTGCACCTGCACCACCGCCGACATCCAGGCCGCCTTCAACACCATCGTCTCCCGGATCCAGAGATT ctgcaACTGTAACTCCCAGACTCCAGTGCCCATTAAGATTGCAGTGGCCGGTGCTCAGCATTATCTCAGTGTAGTTCTGCGGCTGTTTGTGGACCATCTCTCGCACAAGACCCCTGACTGGCTCGGCTACATGCGGTTCCTCATCATaccccttg ggGCACATCCCGTGTCTAAGTACCTGGGCTCCATAGACTACAGGTATAACAGCCTGTTCCAGGACACCGCCTGGAGAGACCTGTTCCATAAACCAGAGGCGCCTATCATAC CCCAAGACAGCCTGGACGTGGTGTCCAGGATAACCCAGTACATGGCAGGGGCCAACGGGGCCCACCAGCTGCCCATCGCAGAGGCCATGCTTACCTACAAGCAGAAGAG GAAAAAGAGCTTTCATTTTGATTTTGCAGTAAG CCCAGACGAAGACTCCTGTCAGAAATTTATTCCTTTCATTGGG ATGGTTAAAGTTGGGATTGTGGAGCAGTCGTCTGCCACATCAGGTAAAAGCTGAA GTGCTGCTCCAAAGaggcctcccctcctctcctccactcctccacagGTCTCCCCTTTCACAAAGAGGCCTCACC cctctcctccctctccaccccaccccacacctgTCCTCCCTTCTCCCCCCTTTCACTGCAGTTCCCCAGGTGGAGGGCAGGGGGAGCCGATGGGTCTGCAGGTGGACTACTGGGTGGCACCGACGGAGCGCAAACGTGAAGTGGAGAAGCGGGACTCCTCCTCCAAGAACACCCTCAAGTGCACCTTCCGCTCGCTGCAGGTCAGCAGGCTGCCACTAGGTGGCGGTGACTGGGGCCCGCAGAACACCATGGCCATGACCGTGGTCACCCAGGAGAAGAACAAGAAAG TCATGTTCCTGCCCAAAAAGTCCCGAGACAAAGAGGCGGAGTCCAAGAGCCAGGTCATCGAGGGCATCAGTCGCCTCATCTGCACTGCCAAACAACAGCAGACCATGCTGAGGG